From the Microtus ochrogaster isolate Prairie Vole_2 unplaced genomic scaffold, MicOch1.0 UNK16, whole genome shotgun sequence genome, one window contains:
- the LOC101998088 gene encoding zinc finger protein with KRAB and SCAN domains 1 isoform X1, whose amino-acid sequence MMTAESREATGLSPQAAQEKDGIVIVKVEEEDEEEHMWGQDSSLQETPPHDPEVFRQQFRRFCYQNTFGPREALNRLKELCHQWLRPEVNTKEQILELLVLEQFLSILPKELQVWLQEYRPDSGEEAVTLLEDLELDISGQQVPGQVHGPEMLARGMVPLDPVQESSSFGRHEATHPHFKHSSRKPRLLPSRGSENRNGNESTPKAEVKEDSTSHGETAGRFQKEFGEKREQQGRVVERQQRNPEEKTGKEKKEPGPPTAKEKKPSAGERGPREKGKGLGRSFSLSANFNNTPEELPSGAKTHRCDECGKCFTRSSSLIRHKIIHTGEKPYECNECGKAFSLNSNLVLHQRIHTGEKPHECNECGKAFSHSSNLILHQRIHSGEKPYECNECGKAFSQSSDLTKHQRIHTGEKPYECSECGKAFNRNSYLILHRRIHTREKPYKCTKCGKAFTRSSTLTLHHRIHARERASEYSPASLDAFGAFLKSCV is encoded by the exons ATGATGACTGCTGAGTCAAGGGAAGCCACGGGTCTGTCCCCACAGGCTGCACAGGAGAAGGACGGGATTGTTATTGTGAAGgtggaagaagaagatgaagaagaacacATGTGGGGGCAGGACTCCAGCCTGCAGGAAACACCCCCACACGACCCAGAGGTATTCCGCCAGCAGTTCAGGCGTTTCTGTTACCAGAACACTTTTGGGCCTCGAGAAGCGCTGAATCGTCTGAAGGAACTTTGTCATCAATGGCTTCGACCTGAAGTCAACACCAAGGAGCAGATCCTGGAGCTGTTGGTGCTGGAGCAGTTCCTGTCCATCCTGCCCAAAGAGCTGCAAGTCTGGCTGCAGGAGTACCGGCCCGACAGCGGAGAGGAGGCTGTGACTCTTCTGGAAGACTTGGAGCTTGATATTTCGGGACAGCAG GTCCCGGGTCAAGTTCATGGGCCTGAGATGCTTGCCAGGGGAATGGTGCCTCTGGATCCGGTTCAGGAGTCCTCAAGCTTTGGCCGCCATGAAGCTACCCACCCTCATTTCAAGCATTCATCTCGGAAGCCTCGCCTCCTGCCATCCCGAG GTTCTGAAAACAGGAATGGGAATGAGTCAACCCCAAAGGCTGAAGTCAAAGAAGATTCCACCTCACATGGGGAGACAGCAGGAAGATTTCAGAAAGAATTTGGAGAGAAACGTGAACAGCAGGGCAGAGTAGTCGAAAGgcagcagagaaaccctgaagaaaaaactggcaaagagaagaaagagcctGGGCCACCTACAGCCAAGGAAAAGAAGCCCTCTGCAGGAGAGAGGGGCCCAAGGGAGAAGGGCAAAGGTCTGGGAAGAAGCTTCAGTCTGAGTGCAAACTTCAATAATACCCCCGAAGAGCTTCCGTCGGGGGCAAAGACGCATAGGTGTGATGAGTGTGGGAAATGCTTCACAAGAAGCTCCAGCCTTATCCGCCATAAAATcatccacactggagagaagccctacgAATGTAACgagtgtggcaaagccttcaGTCTCAATTCAAACCTTGTCCTACATCAGCGaatccacacaggagagaaacctcatGAATGTAACgagtgtggcaaagccttcaGTCATAGCTCAAATCTCATCCTGCACCAGCGCATCCactctggagagaaaccctacgaATGTAACgagtgtggcaaagccttcaGCCAGAGTTCAGACCTCACGAAGCACCAGAGAATCCACACAGgggagaagccctatgaatgtagtGAATGTGGAAAAGCTTTCAACCGAAACTCATACCTTATTTTGCACCGGAGAATTCACACTCGAGAAAAGCCCTACAAGTGCACTAAGTGCGGCAAGGCCTTCACGCGGAGCTCAACCCTCACACTGCACCATAGGATCCATGCCCGAGAGAGAGCCTCGGAGTACAGCCCGGCCTCCCTGGATGCTTTTGGAGCATTCCTGAAAAGCTGTGTGTAA